A segment of the Branchiostoma floridae strain S238N-H82 chromosome 10, Bfl_VNyyK, whole genome shotgun sequence genome:
AGCTAGTCTACGTCCAACGGCGGGCTTACTGTAAACTTTGTCTGAAGACCACGGAGAGAAGTAAACTTGGAACAAAGGCTGTACATGTGGTAAAGGCCGCTTTGTTGAGTGTTAGCGGGGATTTGCTCAAGAGTTCACTTTTGATTACTGGGTCGTTCTGTAACCGACATCGTTACGTGATTTTAGACATTGTCGTCCCATAAGGTTACTAGTATTGTGATCCTTGAGTGTGATATTAACTGATAATTAAAAGAATGCCGCTGTACAATAGTAAAATTAAGGTACAATGCAATCCAAATACAATGGGTCATAAGTATAGATgatatatttttgttatttttctacttcactgtttacttgttatTTGATGTACTAGTAATCTGTTCTGACAACAtatgaacaacaacagcacagaTAATGTTGCCTATCTATTccgttttttttacacttttaaaAGCATACCCTGAGAAGATACATTGATGGCCTATCAGACagattcttgattttttttggtgtttttcttAAGTAAGTGAGAGTCTATTTCGTGTTTGTCTGGTTTGTCTGTTATTCAGAGCTGTACAAGATTAGCACCACTTACAGCATACACCAATAGTTCAGACCATACCACCTCCAGATATAGTGTCAAGCCTgcattgttattgttgttgttgttcaatcCTTTTAAAGACAACCATTGCTTTGATTCTGTATGGTTGGTCCAGAGAGAGTGGTTTTATTTAGAGTTATTCAGAACTGTACAACATTAGCACCACTCGCAGCATATACTACTACTTCAGACCTTACCCACTCCAGAGATAGTGTCACTATGTCCAGTCTGCATTGTtaatgttgttgctgttgttcaattctttgttttcaaagaCGACCAATGCTTTGGTGCTGTATGGTTGGTCCAGAAAGTGGTTTTATTTAGAGTCATTCAGAGCTGTACAACATTAGCACCACTCGCAGCATATACTACTACTTCACTACCTGAGTGTTTAAAGGCGTCACAATGCCTGGCTGTATGCGCATTTATATTACCTGTCCTAATCAATCTACTTCCTCGGTGCCTTGCACGTTTTTCTTCGTCCTTTCCTCCCAGTCCTTCTCCATTCTCTGGTTGTAGAGCCGGTCAAACTGTGTGACGATGACGGGCACGGGTAGGGAGATGGTCAGGATGCCGGCCAGGGCGCACAGTGAGCCGACAAACTTCCCTATCACAAACAAAATATAGAGACAttagaacaagagttcgtaggaCATATACCTCCATGAAGTAATTATGATGTTAACGGTGTGGCTAAGCTATTTGATACACTCTTCACCAAGATTAACAACTTCTTTAAAACTTTTACTGTTCATGTCCTGCAGTTGTTTATTATAATACTAGCCAGTAACCAAGGTAGTGTAGCAAGCCGtcacctaacatctgcttggagaaaagaGACAAACAACAATTGATTAAATGGCTGTACCACAAAACCTTTAAGATGGGGGTGTCTATCTACAATTCTCTGAAACCTGAACATACTGCTGATGTGCCTGTTTCGTCGGGACCTCAGTAACTTCCAACATGCCAAATATAAACCGAATCCATCGAAGGGGGCATGAAGCTgcgaacacacagacacagacaaaacaGTACCTCCACTGAAGGGCACTGAAGTGAAGTGATAAAGATGCAGCGCTATGGCTTGACGTTTAGAATTTGAGGATGAAGCACACTTCAGCCAgttatgcatatataatatatgatattTGCTATATCTGACATACTTTAGTAGATATGCACATATAGCTAGCCACATTATCTATGGCATTACAAATATTGTTTACATTTCCTTTAGAGCTCTCTACCTGATGCATTAAAAGATCAACACGCATTAAAAGTAAACAGCCCACATGTAACGCGTTGACAAAGAGACATATATCTTACATAATCTTTGGGCCATTTGTTAAACCCAGAGTCTTTCGGCACTTTTACCGGAGCTTAATAAATCCAATGAGTCCGTGCTATGATGACCTAGAAGTTACAGGTGTTTggggtttgtttatttgtttaggaGGGTTTGTAGTTAATGATGGGAAACAAAAAATGAGGAGTGGACGGTCCTGACCCACCTGCTCCGGTCTGTGGGTAGGTGTCACCGTACCCCagggttaccatggtaacgatGGCCCACCAGAAGGCGTCAGGGATGCTGGAGAAGTGCGACTCGGAATCTTCCGGCTGGAGTGAAATGATTAAACAGAACAGCATTCAGAGAACACAAGCATACCGAGATGCTAATACTGGGTGatgagaccaaggaggttgagaagAGGGACATATTCTATCAGTTTCAAGTTCCTATCAGTTTCACGGATTCTCCACCATCTAATAATCATTATCATGATCAGGACACAGTGCCAGTGCAGTGCCAATGAAATTTTCCTACGCTCTGACATACCGTCCTTGTTGTAATTGCTACAAACCTCAACatgtttcaaaatgatttatgtttgtctgtttctttAATTAGGATACCCACTACTATTgcattttgtttcagactatTCTGCCGTTTATGGAACAATTGAATGAAGTGTAAAGAACATAATATTGTATTATTGGTAAACAGGACTGAtacaaaataataatgataataataataataataatatcgggtgtattttgcagccagtagatacccaaagtgtgggtaatgaggtcgaggcacctcctcgagcacgggacccccgttttacgtccctcccggaagacgatttcgtggaaagcttcgtgaggctcaaatgtatattttaaaaGTGAGAAGCAGAGCTCAACATAAGACAATGGAAATATGATTTGGTTATTATATCAAATGAAAGATAAGTGGTAAAAATATTAACAACTTGAGTGAACCAAGCAAATGATATGTAATACCGTATTTAGGACAGTTCGAAAGTCTGTATCTGCATTcgttgtgtttttcttagttttAATTACCTGAAGTTGTTCCACAAAGTAGATAGCTGAAGCGAACAGGATGACGAGGATGACCATGAAGACCAGCAGCATGCCGATGTCACTGCCGCTGCCTGCCAGGGTACTGCCCATCATCTTCAGACCCTCCGAGTACCGCGAGAGTTTAAAGATGCGCAGGACGCGAACCAGCCGCATCAGCCGCAGAGTCAGCGACGCCTTGCGGTACCTGTTGGAACGGCAATGGTTTTCTTGCATACGAAACAAGGCCGCCCAAGGTATCGGCTGGGGTCTTTAGGAGATATGACAGCTGCAGGTGTTTGCCATATTGGATCATCGTATACACGATAAGGTAAGTATAAGTGTGCCAATTTCGGCTTCGTCGCTTTTGCTATAATGGCACATGACACTGATCTCCAAGTAAACTTTTTTAGTGCAGAAAGGTCACTTTTAGTGTAAAAGTAACGTTGCTCAAGCTCCGGAAAAATCCGACTGAGGGCTTGAGAAACATTATTTTGTCttgctacatctgcttggagaatggcCCGACCACGTGTCTTTTTCATTAGAACCCCAATAAAATCCTGAAGCGGCATAAACCAATCAAACGACTAAAGGCTTTTTCttatcataaagatatcggCTGGAACAATCAAAGCAAAGCGCAATACATTATGCCGTCTTCGGCCTACGCCAtattccaaaccagggcccggccgggcagctttcgggaacgaaaagtacgatataaaagacaccaataATAATCAAGAGAATAATCGCGGACATCATCTATGTAGATTTGTACgtatacatgtctatttttcgtttccacagaCAGCCcaaccgggccccggtttagaaatgcaACGTTAGCCTTCTTCTCCTTAAGGTGGTgtcttactgcacttggggcaccggtgcagcacttcggggttcgaaagattactcaacgaatttcagagataaagaacgaattttctaacgttttgtgtatttcgatgtcttctaagtcatacttttacgtattacgcaatatctaaattctaagaaaatcggtgaaaataacacaacagtgccgcaccccgcagtgccgcaccggtgctccaagtgTAGTGAAATACCACCTTTTACTCACAGTCCGCTGGTCTCCCCCTTACTCGCCAGCACCACAGACACGGTGATGAAGTACGGCACGATAGCGAGAATGTCAAACACATTCAGCACGCTCCTGAAGTAGTCCTTCTTACTGGGGCACGCCACGAACCGCAGCACCACCTCTAATGTAAACCACGCCACGCACACTGTCTCTATCCAGAAAAACTCCGTGGTGAACTCAACCTCGGGGTTCTGAGCGCGCTCCGAGAAACCGGGTAACGTCTCAAGACATAAACTTGAGATGGACAAGAGGATGAAACAGACACAAAGCACGGCGTATAGTTTAGCCCAGACGGAGCTCCCTGGCAATTCCAGAAACAGCCATAGTTTACCGAAACAGCCGTCACGGTTGAGGCTCAGCTGTGAGCTGGCCACGCTGAAGCCTTCCTTCTCACGATATTtctcgatgacgtcatcacctaGCTGGAAGAATCGAAGCTCGTCTGTGAAGACGTCGAGAGGAACTTCACTGGGTCTGCAAAGGGGAGGGGGGAAGAATCATAAAGAGATAATCTTATTTAACAGAAGTCCTTCTTGCATCATTCTGTTATCTATCACTATATTTGACGATTTATATTGGTGAAAATTCTGTCCTCCTGAATGCACTGCATATCTAATCATAATCTACTAGCAGATCCTATTATGGTACAAGATAGTATGCCGCGGCCATCTGACCAAGGAgggtagtcagccaagaggtgtaaaCTCCTTTGGCAGTttctgatactatcttatgctaccgtggaatttgcttggagattactgtatATCTAAGTTAAACCCCTTGTTCTGCTGAGCCCGTGTACCTGTATATGGGTCCAGTATCTTTATGGGTTTGGAGTATTTCTCACTTAAATGTGGCATACCAAAGCAGACCACATCGATTGGgggagtaaatctgcagcagcagcacagaacaggtcaagttttactggtCTGATTATTCAAACGGCTTAGGGGGGTCAAATTGGCAAACAAATCTTAACAGGACAAGTGTTTGAAGTTGACAACAGACAGACCACAACATTGAATAGCGTCACAAAAACTATTCATTTTTCTTAATAACTTCAACACACACCATATACCAATTAGAATCCTGCCAATACCAGCTATTCTATTTTTGGTGGTAACGCTCTATTTGTGTAGGGAATCTTGCTAAGCGAAAAAAAATACCCCTTCATCTTCGTATTCCACAACGCTGATATTGCCCAACCCCGAATGAAACTGCTTCAAATCCATCGTCCACCCAACCAATTACCGCGACACGAAGATTGCCGCTTCCAATCGGGAAAACATCAGCACTTCGGATTCATCCCGGCGTGCTTTACGGGTCCGCTGACCTGATTTATCGATTCATGTCGTCTGATTGAGACCAATAAAACTGGTCCGGTATTGGCGCCATTTTagggtggcatctcactgcacttggggcaccagtgcggcactgcggggttcgttcactgcggcaatgttgtcttatttttatttcgatttttttataatttagatattgcgtaaatgtatgacttagaagacaagaaataaacaaaacgtaagtatatattttttaatctctgaaattcgttgagtagtCTTTCGAACCCTAGAGTGCCGCGCCGGTGCCCCAAGAgaagtgagataccactttagACAGCGAGGAGCTATATGTGTAGAATGGTGTAAGATGATGGCATGGGCAGAAAAGAAGCTAAGCGATTTTTGTTTACACTTTCTAAACATTGTGTTTTTTACAGATAAGGTTTGTGTTCAGATGGTTAATCAATAAGCCTAAGTAATTCACCAAAAAGAGTATTTACCGAAAACGACAGTTTACCTATTGCTCTCCACAACTGACGGGTTTACAGGATGAGCGTTATTTATTGGTTAAGTGGTGGGTCTAAAAGCTGATTAAGGAAGCCCTGTAACTGATGTCTTTGGGGGAAAGTGAATAATTGACCATCGTGGCGGATACAACATACTGAATTGCAGTTAATACCACCCTATCATACATAGCAATAGATTACATACTTCTTGTCAGCACTCCACAGTGCGTCTATGCATCAAACGTAGTTAAAACGTAAAC
Coding sequences within it:
- the LOC118424049 gene encoding potassium voltage-gated channel subfamily A member 1-like isoform X1, which produces MEAALISSMDVTGGEQKGSPWAQPRRARPREAPPRWSDYQRDLTEDRRRAEYDHRRCRVVINVSGLKLETQPETLARFPNTLLGDPVRRQQYYDAERREYFFDRHRPSAEAILAFYQTGGKLHRPSEVPLDVFTDELRFFQLGDDVIEKYREKEGFSVASSQLSLNRDGCFGKLWLFLELPGSSVWAKLYAVLCVCFILLSISSLCLETLPGFSERAQNPEVEFTTEFFWIETVCVAWFTLEVVLRFVACPSKKDYFRSVLNVFDILAIVPYFITVSVVLASKGETSGLYRKASLTLRLMRLVRVLRIFKLSRYSEGLKMMGSTLAGSGSDIGMLLVFMVILVILFASAIYFVEQLQPEDSESHFSSIPDAFWWAIVTMVTLGYGDTYPQTGAGKFVGSLCALAGILTISLPVPVIVTQFDRLYNQRMEKDWEERTKKNVQGTEEVD
- the LOC118424049 gene encoding potassium voltage-gated channel subfamily A member 10-like isoform X2; this translates as MEAALISSMDVTGGEQKGSPWAQPRRARPREAPPRWSDYQRDLTEDRRRAEYDHRRCRPSEVPLDVFTDELRFFQLGDDVIEKYREKEGFSVASSQLSLNRDGCFGKLWLFLELPGSSVWAKLYAVLCVCFILLSISSLCLETLPGFSERAQNPEVEFTTEFFWIETVCVAWFTLEVVLRFVACPSKKDYFRSVLNVFDILAIVPYFITVSVVLASKGETSGLYRKASLTLRLMRLVRVLRIFKLSRYSEGLKMMGSTLAGSGSDIGMLLVFMVILVILFASAIYFVEQLQPEDSESHFSSIPDAFWWAIVTMVTLGYGDTYPQTGAGKFVGSLCALAGILTISLPVPVIVTQFDRLYNQRMEKDWEERTKKNVQGTEEVD